The sequence GACCGTCGTGCTCGAAAGGGTAGTAACGAAGGGGATGTTGGTCATCGACGAGCTCCTCCGGCGTACGGATGGTCCCTTTGTGGAAGGAGAAAAAACCTAAAGAGTATCTAACTTCATCTGCGCTCATCACCACCCTGTGGTAACACGGCTTTATCCTATCGTTACTCCACGCCTTCACCAACCACCATAACAACAAGATTCAGTTATAACTTAAATCATTTGcttaagttttatatttttaactagaCTTTACCGTGAGACCCATGCCGGAGAGAACGACGAATCTTGTCGGCGACGGGTTAAACCCGACCCACTGATCGGTCATGGTTTTGAGCTGGAGACCTAGGACGTGGTTCTGGTGGAGGATACTCATGAAGCTCTTATCAGTATGCGATACGAAACCCGTGTTTGCTTCACCGTTTCTCTGTCTCCTGTAACTCAGCATCCTCAACAGGTACCGAGTTGACTCGGAATGGCTCGCCGAGTGCTTCTTCTCGTCCATTCCATAGCTCTCGTACAGCATCCTCATCACTGTCTGGTCTAGCTCCGCTACTGCCGCTGCGTACCTATGTGTGGTCTGGCTGCAAAATCAAACATTTAGACAACAGAAATGGAATGATAAAgagttatgattttttttaccttAAGGGATCGTTTCCTTGCGGCCAAAGTAATTTAGAGAAGTCTTTGCAAGCTTGGGGATCTGTTGCATAATCGATCCCCAAACTCTCGTGGATCCTGTAATCGTCGACGACCATAGACATGTAGCCATGGGAGGCCTTGTGGTTCTCGTTTTTGATCTTGACCTCGTACGGCAGCTCATACATATCCTTCATGCCGGAGAGCAAGTCCTCCCTGAGGTCTGGTGAGACGCCGTTGAACTCTGCCACAAACCAACCCTGCTCCTCCATGGCTCTTCGCACGCTGTCTCTGATCGTGATCCAGTGAGTCGTGCCTGGCACTAGTTTTTCGCGGGAGAAGTCTAGTATTGGTAAGCACTGCTCTTCATGTGAGCCCATTCGAGCGTCTTGGGGGATGATGAGTCTAAAGATTAGTGTATAGATTAGATTCAGAATACCAACGTTctatttatacatatatgtttACAAATTGAATTATAGATTCACAGTAGACTGGGATGAGATCCTTCGTCGAAAAGGGACAATCGTTAAGAGAGATCCGGTTTTGGCTCTTTCATGCGTCATCAGTATATGATGTTGCTTTCTTTAGTTTAATGATTTGTCAACAATCCCAAGTCGCTAAATATactcattattattttataaacgtTGGTTTAGTGGTTACATATCTTTGTCCAAGTCGAAACAAATACACTCTTTGAAGCATTTGGTTCAATCTCGGTCACAAAAGACAAGCTTTCCGGATTTACGACACAGCCCTTGTTCCCCAACAGAGTTAACAACCTTACCATAACTATACATCAACGGCATCTTCCCCATAACTCTATGAAACTCCCTAATGCACTTGCCTCTTCTCTTCCTGTGTTCCACTCTTCTACTACTCAACCCAGCTTCTCTCACTCCATTCTCCACTTGctcttgttcttcttcgtcATTACGCGCATCTCCCCAATCCCTAACTCTCTCTGCTCCCACCATGACTGGACCTGCTCTCAACTTGTCCGCAGCTACAAAATTCATCAGTATATCCTCGCAGTTACGCATCGTGTCCACAACCCCCCTCATCTCCTCCATCTCCACACCTCCATTGCAGCTATACTCGAAAAGATAATCTTGTTTCATCATCATGAACTTGGTGAGGACGATGGAGTACTTATCCGGGTGAACAGTGTAGATCCAGTCTTTCCCCTGCAAGTCAAACCCGTGCGATCTCACAAACATTCCTACTAAACGATCAGGGTTCGACTTCCACACGGAAAACGCGAACTCCAGCGACTTCTTGTCCACCTCCACGTCATCATCGCATATCAAAACAGCACGAGTGTCTACGGAAGGGCGAGGGAGGAACCTCGCGTTGAGGCTGCTCGATGGTTGCTGGATCAGAGAGATGGAAGCTGTGCCAAGCGAGTAACGAGTGAGGTTGTGGTATAAGTGGTCAAGTAGCTGAGCAGGTGTGGTAGGGTTACCCCAGAGGACTAAGATTGAGGAGACGATTGAGGATCCTGAATACGCGGCCACGATGGATTGGAGAAGAGGAATACGGGACTCAGAGTAACCGTTTATTAGGACGGTGATCTGATCCGATCTGAGTTTCTGAAAATCTCTAAGTTTCATTGCATCACACGGATCCGGATCAGCTGAGAGAGTGCGCGAAAACACGAGTGGCGTAACAGAGAGCGCAAGGAAGAGAAGAAACCAGATGGAGAAGAAGGCATTGCTAGTTCCGATTTGATCCATGAAACAGATCACAACGAACAATCGAATCTCGGGAGAAGCAGAAGTCCTCCCGGCGAAGTGCGAACTAAATTAAATGGGCTTTTAGTTTACAATGCCGTAAATGATGTAATTAGGCCTAGATAAAGATAATTAAGCTCAAAAGAATATTAAAACCAAGCAAAGCCCAAACTTTTTGAAAGGAGGAAGAATGAAATTTTGAAAAGAGATTCGTACGTGTAAGAGGTGCAtgaatatcatattttttttaccaaGCTTAACAGGATGTGACCCTAGGTTTCTTATCTTCCCTGATACCTGCTGACGAGCCAGTGATTCTGTAAAACGTCTGCAAAATGGGTAAATAAGCCCAACTAGAAGTCAAATGTTTTGAAAGAAAGGGTATGGTAGGTGGGTGCGAGAGAGTAATGTAGGAGAGgagaatataaaacatttaactAACAAAAACGGGTGAGTTTGTTAGGTTAGGCTACTATTTACTATCTAAGCTACACACTCCGTGTGTCAAACCGCCAGCGCACTTATACCCGACAAGACATGTGTGGTTAAATGACAAACCATAAAACAAGTTGGTCGTTTATTTTAAGCCAAAGTCATAGGTACTACACACTGATAACTGTTAAAATTAGTTTTCCAGCTTCCAGGAAACTAACATTGTATTAAGAAAACACGAGTTGACAGAATCCTCTGCCTCGGATCCTATTGCAGATAGaaacgaaaaataaataaatgtagatATAGTTAACTTTTAGCCAAAAAGAGATAGGGAGGGAGATCTAGTTCAATTATTTGTTATAGATTGGTTAAAAGAAAACCAGATAAAATGGTGAAACTGGAGGAGGGGATGCATGAAAGTGAGTTAAAATGGTGGGGAAGGGTTTGTACCTCGGGTAGCTTTAGATACTGCAGTAAGTATGGCCCACATGAGCTGCTCAAAAGTGTGAAAGTTCATCAGAACTGTATGAGAGCAAAAagcaaacaaagaaagaaaactagtggatttggggtttaggGACCCATGCACGTGATTTTGGTCTTTCCTACCTTTTTCAACATTTGTGCATCTTATATTGTATTCTGAAAACTATTTAAATTCACTAACTTGCCCGTGATCGGTCTTATAAGCATGATCTCACAAATCGAAAAAGAATGCATCAATGTCATTTTGATGTATGGCCattttcactttcttcttccgtcattttTATTTGCGATTTTCTAACCTTTTGCATGTGGAGAAGCAAATTAGAGGATATTTAGTAATGATGTCTATTTTCTACTAGAACATTatcattctttatttttttcatatgtaGCTATGatctaaatattaatttttcaaaaagtttatggcATTGGACCCAAATACAAGGATAGAGAGGCTTGCGCGAAGGAGTCTGCAGACCCATTAATAACCcgagaaatgaaaataaaccgACAAAACACGAAGGGCGATGTCGGAGGAGAAGCCAGAGAGTCGACGTCCGAGAGAACTCCAAAGAAGTCCGAAAGTTTTCTTCCGGTGGTGATTGCTCTAACGAGCGCTTGAGAGTCTGTTCTAAAACAGATTTTGGTGAGATCGAGAAAGGAGGCATGGatctaaatattaatttaaaagaagcatatattttatttttcaacataaaaatatatattaatatgaaaGTGTATTCAAGAAGTATATCAGAAGAGACATACTGTTAAAAAGAACCTATGTGCCTTCAGTTAAGTAATTTATCTATGCATTTTGGTTACACGAATTTCTAGTTACAACCAGATAGTTTGCTGCCATTTAATTTGCATATACGTATATACATATGTCTTTTTTGTCATGTACATATATACATGTGAAAAGGTTACAAgcaaaatatgatatatttagTGAGGATTGTCCACATTGTTTTTGTGTCATAAGCTAGCTAGAGACACTGATTGAGAGAAAGAGTAGAAATGTGGGGACTGTTGTGACAATAAAATGGTCCCCGACAAGAATCTTCAAAACTACACGAAATCCAAGTTTGAAAGTTAACGgtcaccaaaaataaataaaaaagaaaaagaaaaaaacagccTCGATTCTCCCGCTATCCGTTGTCTTCTGAAGCCAACCACTGTTACAGTACTTCCTCTATAGGGGTATAACAGTCACCACTCTTGATTGTTTTGTTGTTTAGTGTAATTTGCGACGACTAATTAGAAAGATTAACTATTCCAAAATGCAGCCAGTTCTGTGTTGGGTGCATAGAAGAAGATGATTATGTTCAGCTAAGGGTAAATATCGCCAACGCCTCCCTTTGTCTCATAGACatgattcttaatttttttggtaaGCGGATgactttttataattaaaaaaatcgcAAATAGCAAGTGGGGGAAAGGCTTTACTTTAATTATC comes from Brassica rapa cultivar Chiifu-401-42 chromosome A02, CAAS_Brap_v3.01, whole genome shotgun sequence and encodes:
- the LOC103853268 gene encoding probable 2-oxoglutarate-dependent dioxygenase AOP1 — encoded protein: MGSHEEQCLPILDFSREKLVPGTTHWITIRDSVRRAMEEQGWFVAEFNGVSPDLREDLLSGMKDMYELPYEVKIKNENHKASHGYMSMVVDDYRIHESLGIDYATDPQACKDFSKLLWPQGNDPLSQTTHRYAAAVAELDQTVMRMLYESYGMDEKKHSASHSESTRYLLRMLSYRRQRNGEANTGFVSHTDKSFMSILHQNHVLGLQLKTMTDQWVGFNPSPTRFVVLSGMGLTAWSNDRIKPCYHRVVMSADEVRYSLGFFSFHKGTIRTPEELVDDQHPLRYYPFEHDGLLRFYESYVNSMKKSSEDLLQLYCGVKSTPLLGDHSLPP
- the LOC103853270 gene encoding glycosyltransferase family protein 64 C3, which codes for MDQIGTSNAFFSIWFLLFLALSVTPLVFSRTLSADPDPCDAMKLRDFQKLRSDQITVLINGYSESRIPLLQSIVAAYSGSSIVSSILVLWGNPTTPAQLLDHLYHNLTRYSLGTASISLIQQPSSSLNARFLPRPSVDTRAVLICDDDVEVDKKSLEFAFSVWKSNPDRLVGMFVRSHGFDLQGKDWIYTVHPDKYSIVLTKFMMMKQDYLFEYSCNGGVEMEEMRGVVDTMRNCEDILMNFVAADKLRAGPVMVGAERVRDWGDARNDEEEQEQVENGVREAGLSSRRVEHRKRRGKCIREFHRVMGKMPLMYSYGKVVNSVGEQGLCRKSGKLVFCDRD